The segment CTCGCGACACTATCTCTATCGGGCGATCAAGAAGCGGCATGGCGAGATTCGCCTGCTGGAAGTTCCCAAGCACCGTCTGCGTAAGTTGCAGCGGCAGGTGCTGCACCGTCTGCTGGATGAGATTCCGCCGCCCGAGGCCGCTCACGGTTTCCGCAGTGGTCGAAGCATTCGGTCGTTCGCCGCGCCGCATGCGGACAGGCGGATTGTGATCCGCCTCGATCTGCGCGACTTTTTCCCGATGATTGGCGCGGGCCGGTTGCTGCACATCTTTCTCACCGCCGGCTATCCGGAAACGGTTTCCCGGCTCCTGACGGGCCTTTGCACGCATACCGCGAACGCCGACGCGATCGCATCGCTCGATTTGCCGCTCGCGCAGCGACGCCGGCTGGAAGCGTTTTACGGCCGGCCGCACCTGCCTCAGGGCGCTCCGACGTCGCCCGCCCTGGCGAACCTGGCCGCCTATCGGCTCGATTGCCGCTTAACCGCGCTGGCCGCTTCAATGGAAGCGAACTACACTCGTTAT is part of the Pirellulales bacterium genome and harbors:
- a CDS encoding reverse transcriptase family protein → MQLEAERLATAFLAGPWEATALYERAALVVGKRSRWLERLSHRIHAKGAAKGALQQRTVVEWIVGDRGFVQRCEYPDLAVNTAVWNERPTVRPVPGAPSTWRIPSIATAGELAAWLGITADELEWFAGRRDWRRRSPNERSRHYLYRAIKKRHGEIRLLEVPKHRLRKLQRQVLHRLLDEIPPPEAAHGFRSGRSIRSFAAPHADRRIVIRLDLRDFFPMIGAGRLLHIFLTAGYPETVSRLLTGLCTHTANADAIASLDLPLAQRRRLEAFYGRPHLPQGAPTSPALANLAAYRLDCRLTALAASMEANYTRY